The Halalkalibacter krulwichiae genome has a segment encoding these proteins:
- a CDS encoding CBO0543 family protein: MSSKRTNNLIVLGASSMMLILLAKYVPRNRMREAHISFLFQQVITWFFGLLVVELGLIKYPYRIFFKKANKSSFVFEFFICPAITVLFNLYYPDRRSRFKKAIYIFAYSGSITFIEIFIEKYTDLIKYKKWAWYWSFITLSMTYYLSRLYYRWFTKVSAEQIIKEG, encoded by the coding sequence ATAATCTCATTGTTCTCGGTGCCAGTTCAATGATGCTAATTTTATTAGCTAAATATGTGCCACGCAATAGAATGAGGGAAGCGCATATTTCTTTCTTGTTTCAACAAGTGATTACGTGGTTCTTTGGGTTGTTGGTTGTAGAGTTAGGCTTAATCAAATATCCGTACCGAATCTTCTTTAAGAAAGCAAACAAATCAAGCTTTGTATTTGAATTTTTTATTTGTCCAGCAATAACCGTCTTATTTAATCTTTATTATCCGGATAGAAGAAGCCGATTTAAAAAAGCCATATATATATTTGCTTATAGTGGAAGCATTACTTTCATTGAGATCTTTATTGAGAAATACACAGATTTAATTAAATATAAAAAATGGGCCTGGTATTGGAGTTTTATTACTCTTTCAATGACGTATTATCTTTCTCGCCTTTACTATAGATGGTTTACAAAGGTTTCAGCAGAGCAAATAATTAAAGAAGGATAG
- a CDS encoding iron-containing alcohol dehydrogenase family protein has protein sequence MKSIRVQASPSYYACELGVFDQLESLIIEGRREKALFVHGEKSLKAATSYLPPFNKVDVVFNQYRGECSLEEIARIKERAHEDQCDVVIGLGGGKVLDLAKAVANELDVPVILLPTLASQCAAWTPLSVIYTESGDYVKYCQYLKNPWIVLVEPAIIAASPASYLRAGIGDTLAKWYEARALTKHLDDMRVPIRLSLQAASLCQELLLKESEDALEALSKKEVTPALLKVIETNIAAGGLVGGLGDKFGRIAAAHSIHNALTQFESTHYYLHGEKVAYGILVQLALEKELKDLQTLLVFFKKIGLPVSLSELGLETNEQTLEKIALHTLHPNESIHFMGNHLQQKILFAGLKPWNHIKTIYKEKGREI, from the coding sequence ATGAAGTCAATAAGAGTACAAGCGTCACCAAGTTATTATGCTTGCGAACTTGGCGTGTTTGACCAATTAGAGAGTCTGATCATTGAGGGTAGAAGAGAGAAGGCATTGTTTGTACATGGCGAAAAGTCGTTAAAGGCTGCAACGTCCTATTTGCCTCCCTTTAATAAAGTTGATGTAGTTTTTAACCAATATCGTGGTGAGTGTTCATTAGAAGAAATTGCACGCATAAAAGAGAGGGCGCATGAGGACCAGTGTGATGTGGTCATTGGTCTTGGTGGTGGAAAAGTTCTCGATTTAGCCAAGGCAGTGGCTAATGAGTTAGATGTTCCAGTTATATTATTGCCTACACTTGCTTCTCAATGTGCTGCATGGACGCCCTTAAGTGTCATTTATACAGAGTCAGGCGATTACGTGAAGTATTGCCAGTACTTGAAGAATCCTTGGATTGTTCTAGTAGAACCAGCGATTATTGCGGCTTCACCTGCCTCCTATTTACGTGCTGGAATCGGTGACACATTAGCGAAATGGTATGAAGCGAGAGCATTAACTAAGCATTTGGATGACATGCGAGTGCCTATACGTCTATCGTTACAAGCTGCTTCCCTTTGTCAGGAACTACTTCTGAAGGAAAGTGAAGACGCGTTAGAAGCATTGAGTAAGAAGGAAGTAACACCAGCTTTATTGAAGGTCATTGAAACGAATATTGCTGCAGGTGGACTTGTCGGCGGGCTTGGTGATAAGTTTGGAAGAATTGCAGCGGCTCATTCGATCCATAATGCACTTACACAATTTGAAAGTACACATTATTATCTTCATGGAGAGAAGGTTGCTTATGGTATTCTCGTTCAATTGGCACTAGAAAAAGAATTGAAAGATTTACAAACTCTATTAGTCTTCTTTAAAAAAATAGGATTGCCAGTTTCTTTAAGTGAGCTTGGTCTTGAGACAAACGAACAGACTTTAGAGAAAATAGCGTTGCATACATTACATCCAAATGAGTCAATCCATTTTATGGGGAATCATTTGCAACAGAAGATATTGTTCGCGGGATTGAAACCGTGGAATCATATAAAAACAATATATAAAGAGAAGGGGAGAGAAATATGA
- a CDS encoding MetQ/NlpA family ABC transporter substrate-binding protein, with protein sequence MKKVLITALTALSMIGLAACGSGDSTSGELSEDLLKVGVTAGPHEQIMEKVVELAAEEGLEVDMTVFTEYVMPNVALDEGELDINSFQHKPYLDNFKEERNLDLIEVATTVNFPMGIYSIGLSDVAELQEGDKVGLPNDPTNGARALILFEEAGLLTLDPEAGVTATVNDITENPYNLDFIELEASQIPRQLDELAAAAINTNFAIEHGFVPTEDSIFIEPSDSPWVNVLAVRTENKDDVVVQKFIDIYHSDEIKQFIEEQFEGSVIASWE encoded by the coding sequence ATGAAGAAAGTACTTATTACAGCATTAACAGCGTTGTCAATGATTGGTCTTGCTGCTTGTGGCAGTGGAGATTCAACTAGTGGGGAATTATCAGAAGATCTATTAAAAGTTGGGGTAACAGCTGGTCCACATGAGCAAATCATGGAAAAAGTGGTTGAGTTAGCAGCTGAAGAAGGTCTTGAGGTTGATATGACGGTATTTACTGAATATGTAATGCCTAATGTTGCTCTTGATGAGGGAGAACTCGACATTAACAGCTTCCAACATAAACCATACTTAGATAACTTTAAAGAAGAGCGTAACTTAGATTTAATCGAAGTGGCGACAACAGTTAACTTCCCGATGGGAATTTACTCGATAGGGTTAAGTGATGTGGCTGAATTACAAGAAGGCGATAAAGTAGGGTTACCGAATGATCCTACGAACGGTGCACGTGCTTTAATTTTATTTGAAGAAGCTGGATTACTTACGCTTGACCCTGAGGCAGGAGTTACAGCGACAGTCAATGACATTACTGAAAACCCGTATAACCTAGATTTCATTGAATTAGAAGCTTCACAGATTCCTAGACAATTAGATGAATTAGCAGCTGCAGCGATTAACACAAACTTTGCGATTGAACATGGATTTGTTCCAACAGAAGACTCAATTTTCATTGAGCCGAGTGATTCTCCATGGGTGAATGTACTAGCTGTTCGTACAGAGAACAAAGATGATGTAGTTGTCCAAAAGTTTATTGATATTTACCATTCCGATGAAATTAAACAATTCATTGAAGAGCAATTTGAAGGTTCAGTTATAGCTTCATGGGAATAA
- a CDS encoding methionine ABC transporter ATP-binding protein codes for MIELRHVSKTFTSKKTMVTALDDVSLHVKKGEIYGVIGYSGAGKSTLIRCVNMLEKPSEGEIIVNGVTMTGLSQSKLREARQNIGMIFQGFNLLKTATVYDNIAIPLKLTGIPKAEIDGRVKKYLEVVGLEQKADSYPGQLSGGQKQRVAIARALSHEPDVLLSDEATSALDPETTESILNLLMKINKEFGITILLITHEMHVVQKICDRVAVMENGKVIEEGNVIDIFSKANSNTTKKFINSLFPEDIPAEVFNSISEQGPVIRLSFVGHSTGKPALAEVAKKFDVYTNILSGNIVQLKNEPYGRMVVHLQGIKDQTDASIAYLEAEGVHVERVNR; via the coding sequence ATGATCGAATTAAGACATGTCTCAAAGACTTTTACGTCAAAAAAAACAATGGTTACAGCTTTAGATGATGTTTCACTACATGTTAAAAAAGGTGAGATTTATGGTGTGATCGGTTACAGTGGTGCAGGGAAAAGTACGCTCATTCGTTGTGTGAACATGCTTGAGAAACCGAGTGAAGGTGAAATTATTGTAAATGGTGTTACAATGACTGGTTTGTCACAAAGCAAACTTCGTGAAGCACGGCAAAATATTGGGATGATCTTTCAAGGGTTTAATCTTTTAAAAACAGCAACGGTATACGACAACATTGCTATCCCTCTTAAACTAACAGGAATTCCTAAAGCTGAAATAGATGGGAGAGTTAAAAAATATTTAGAAGTTGTTGGGTTAGAACAGAAAGCTGATTCTTATCCTGGCCAATTATCAGGTGGACAAAAACAAAGAGTAGCCATTGCACGAGCACTTTCACATGAACCAGATGTGCTGTTAAGTGATGAAGCGACAAGTGCCTTAGATCCTGAAACGACAGAATCAATATTAAATTTATTAATGAAAATCAATAAAGAGTTTGGTATTACCATTCTATTGATTACACATGAGATGCATGTTGTTCAAAAAATCTGCGATCGAGTTGCAGTAATGGAAAATGGGAAAGTCATTGAAGAAGGAAATGTTATCGATATTTTTTCGAAAGCGAATTCGAATACAACGAAGAAATTTATCAACAGTCTATTCCCTGAAGATATACCAGCAGAAGTTTTTAATTCAATTAGTGAACAAGGTCCTGTGATTCGTTTATCCTTTGTTGGTCATTCAACGGGAAAGCCTGCATTAGCTGAAGTAGCAAAGAAATTTGATGTTTATACAAATATTTTATCAGGAAATATTGTTCAATTGAAAAATGAACCATATGGGCGGATGGTTGTTCACTTACAAGGAATCAAAGATCAAACCGATGCATCAATTGCTTATTTAGAAGCAGAGGGTGTTCATGTAGAAAGGGTGAATAGATAG
- a CDS encoding methionine ABC transporter permease, translated as MLQLTEFFDRWGDPIWKATIETFQMVSISLIISILIALPLGTLLVLTRPNKSLENKYVYQGLNIVINVIRSIPFIILLFFILPFTKFIVGTSMGVKGVIVPLVVYTAPYIARLMESALLEVDKGVLEAYEAMGIKTQHIIWHVMVRESRPSLILGLAIATIGLIGATAMAGLVGAGGLGDLAYRFGHLRYEPEVMYATVIILIILVQGIQSIGNRVAARLKKD; from the coding sequence ATGTTACAACTTACCGAATTCTTTGATCGTTGGGGAGATCCAATTTGGAAAGCAACAATTGAAACATTTCAGATGGTTTCCATCTCACTTATTATTTCCATTTTAATCGCCCTGCCGTTAGGTACGCTGTTAGTTTTAACAAGGCCAAATAAAAGTTTAGAAAATAAGTATGTGTACCAAGGTCTCAATATTGTCATTAATGTCATTCGCTCGATTCCGTTTATTATCTTACTGTTCTTTATTTTACCTTTTACAAAATTTATTGTAGGGACATCGATGGGAGTAAAAGGGGTTATCGTTCCTCTTGTAGTCTATACGGCTCCATACATTGCGCGTCTTATGGAATCAGCATTGCTAGAAGTTGATAAAGGTGTCCTTGAAGCGTACGAAGCAATGGGAATCAAAACGCAACATATCATTTGGCACGTAATGGTTCGCGAATCACGTCCTTCACTTATTCTAGGTCTTGCGATCGCAACAATTGGATTAATTGGAGCGACGGCAATGGCTGGCTTAGTTGGTGCTGGTGGTTTAGGAGATTTGGCGTATCGCTTTGGTCATTTACGTTATGAACCGGAAGTCATGTATGCAACCGTCATTATCTTAATTATCCTCGTTCAGGGAATTCAATCAATCGGCAACCGCGTTGCAGCAAGATTGAAGAAAGACTAG
- a CDS encoding alpha-hydroxy acid oxidase, which produces MSGNIHFRSPEEWERVAKDYLDKGAFEYIQSGAGAEETLLANVRSLKKWTIVPRVLRDVSAIDVTQRIVGVKAPVPFALAPVGFQTIVHPQGELASARAAAAHNVPFIVSTVSSYSLEEIAEVMGDSPRFFQLYWPSDDEIALSFVRRAEENGYSAIFVTVDTPMLGWREQDKQNQYFPLRNGQGLGNYLADPVFLQKATVTKTEDAIKEVASRLFNATLTWEHLKWLRAQTKLPIVVKGIVHPEDAKLAVEYGADAIVVSNHGGRQLDGSISSIDALPAIVEDVKGEVEILFDGGIRRGTDVIKALALGADSILLGRLFVYGLANGQAGVEKVITQLKEEVEIALALTGETKIRSLQSGVVRKVTN; this is translated from the coding sequence ATGTCAGGAAACATTCACTTCAGGTCACCAGAAGAATGGGAACGAGTCGCGAAAGATTATTTAGACAAAGGGGCGTTTGAATACATTCAAAGTGGAGCTGGAGCAGAGGAAACATTATTGGCTAATGTGCGTAGTTTGAAGAAATGGACAATTGTCCCGCGCGTGTTGCGAGACGTATCGGCCATTGATGTTACACAACGAATTGTTGGTGTCAAAGCTCCTGTTCCCTTTGCGCTTGCTCCGGTAGGGTTTCAAACAATTGTTCACCCGCAAGGTGAGTTAGCTTCAGCAAGAGCTGCCGCTGCCCATAATGTTCCTTTTATTGTAAGTACAGTATCAAGTTATTCGTTAGAAGAAATTGCTGAGGTAATGGGAGACTCTCCACGTTTTTTTCAGCTATATTGGCCAAGTGATGATGAAATTGCGTTGAGTTTTGTGAGACGAGCAGAAGAGAATGGATACTCCGCCATTTTTGTCACTGTTGATACACCGATGCTTGGCTGGAGAGAGCAAGATAAACAAAATCAGTATTTTCCGTTACGAAATGGACAAGGATTAGGTAATTACTTAGCTGATCCTGTGTTCTTACAGAAAGCAACAGTGACTAAAACGGAAGATGCGATTAAAGAAGTAGCTTCCCGCCTTTTTAACGCAACCTTAACGTGGGAGCATCTAAAGTGGCTTCGCGCTCAAACGAAGCTACCAATTGTTGTTAAAGGAATTGTTCACCCAGAAGACGCTAAGCTAGCTGTTGAATATGGGGCTGATGCCATCGTTGTTTCTAACCATGGTGGCAGACAGTTAGATGGTTCAATTAGTAGCATTGATGCGTTGCCAGCCATTGTTGAAGATGTAAAAGGAGAGGTTGAGATTCTCTTTGATGGTGGAATTCGTCGAGGCACAGATGTAATAAAAGCACTTGCACTTGGTGCTGATAGTATTCTACTTGGACGATTGTTCGTATACGGCCTTGCAAATGGACAAGCAGGAGTAGAGAAAGTCATAACACAATTAAAAGAAGAAGTAGAAATAGCCTTGGCTTTAACGGGGGAAACGAAGATTCGTTCGTTACAATCAGGGGTAGTGCGAAAAGTAACAAATTAA